TGTAACGTGTGTTCCGCAGTTTCGACATCGTGCACCTGCCGTCGACGATTCCATCGGTCGCCAATCCTGTTGTTGAGAGTTCATGGTAGGGGGTGAGTGCGTGGACGGTCTCGAGTCGATTTAGTGATCGACCTGTGCAGTAATCCACGCCACGGTGGGCACCGGCCATACGCACGTCGCCGGCGACACCGACGTGAATTATCACACAGGGTTCGGACACGTCCGAGCACAGTACACCCAGGGGGATAGATGCGAATAAAGGCGAGAGACTGTTCACCAACACGGCGACAGCTCGGGGGTGGAAACACATGCTTTCTGTGGCATACCCCTCGAGAAGTGCCGTCGAACTGAATTTCGGCACTCTTGTCGATGTTCAATCTCAACGTGAATTCAGGTGGGTTGTCCTGGATTCGCAACACAAAGTTGCAGTTGAGAGCAGGAAAACACCGATGAAACGACGTATTTCCCTATCGAAATACAAAGTTTCTGGATCGAAAGACCGTCCTACAATCTGTAATGTACATCGTTATAAAATACCCTCATCGCTTACCAGTTGTATCGTTGGACGGTACCCAAACCGAGCTGGAAACAGGTCGGGAGCGGTCTATCGCCCCTCTCGAGGCTGAGAGCGAACCAACACACCCACAACGACGACCTACACATGTCCACTCACGTACCCAACACGCAATCGGAACTGAACGCCAACCCAACTGCACAACTCGACGTCCTTGGTGATGAATGCGCACGAACGATTCTGATGGCGACCAGCGACGGACCGAAAACAGCAAAAGAACTCACCAAGCGAACCGACAGTTCCTCTGCGACGGTCTATCGACGCATCAACAACCTCCTCGAGAGCGACCTGCTCGCGGAGTGCGTCCGATTCGATAGCGATGGCTCACACACGACCGCCTACGAAGCAACCGTCGAGCACCTCCAGGTCCAGATTGGTGCCGAAGGAATCGACGTTGCACTGGCGAATGCTGAGCAGTAGACCTGTTCGATACTGACGACGGGAGCGCGACGATACATCTCTGTTACTCGGCGGACGTTCGGCGACCCCATCTCTGAGTGCCCGGTAGCCGTGCGATCAACCGAACTGCAACTGCACAACTCCCACGCTGGTGCTCAAGGGCTCGTGAGCAATCGCACTCGATTCGCTCTCGGGTTGTGTAATTGATGCGTTCGGAATTCATTCGGGAAAAAGAGTTTCACTGGAATATATATTTTATCCACGGAACAATTTATGAAAGGATGTGTGAAGACCTTGTATGACACGGATAACAAATATCTACTCAGTGGAACGATCACTGTGATTGAGCAATGCACGATCTGACCGGCTTCCAGCGGGATCTGTTGTACGTGATCGCGGGTGCCGATCGGCCATCGGGCCAGACAGTCAAAGACGAGGTAGAACAGTACTATAGCTCGGAGATCAATCACGGTCGCCTGTATCCAAATCTCGATACGCTCGTCAATAAAGAGCTCGTCGAGAAAGGGCAACTCGACAGGCGAACCAACTACTACGCGATCACCGAGGCCGGTCGACAGCGGATCGACGAGCGCCGCGAGTGGGAAGAACAGTACGTCGATTTCTAGCGGCGGTCGTTCATAACACCGCCACAAGACAGTCCATACCTACCGACCAGACCGTGTCTACGTCACTCCACCGTCATACGTTCTACAACACTCGAGTGAGTGCGTTCTTTTCTCTGTTGCGAGCCTGGACGATCACAGACGACGAGTGGACTAGACGGTCGAACAACGGGAACAGATAGCGAAAGTGCCGGACGGCGAGACAGGACAGTCAGTCATTGACCGAACGGTACGGCAGGGAGTAACTCACGATATTGAACACGACAACAGCTGTAATTCCGATTTTCGGAAATAACGCAGGCATAACAAAACGATAGTCTACTGAGTGACTCAACGATAATGACGACTGAATCGTCTCGGACTGCAGTCACCGGTCTTTTCCGCCGGAGGAGGTGTCAATGAGCTTTCCGACAGCCGCACAGACCAGACTCGGGCGCGTGCGCGAGTACCCAGTGGATCTTGCGGTCGTGTCACTCGTCGCTGTCCTTGGTTATCTCCTCATCGCCTCGGTCCCGGCTGAAAGTCCGCTGCGCTTGCTCGTTGCATTCCCACTTGCGCTGTTTCTGCCTGGCTACGCGCTCACATCGTTTCTGTTTCCAGCAGCCGAGCGCCCTGCGCGAGAAGCGGCCACAACCGTGGTCGAGCGCCGCCCTCGAGGAATTAATACCGTTGAGCGATTGGGCCTCTCGTTCGTGCTGTCACTGTCGATCTTACCGCTGGTCGTACTTGCGCTCCCGGTCACTCAGTGGGGTCTCGGGGCGGGACCAATCGCGGCTGTGCTTGCTGGACTAACGGTCGTTGCGGCCCAACTCGGTGCATTGCGGCGCATTCGAACGCCAGCGGCAGAGCGGTTTACCGTGTCGTTCACCGCTGCGTTCGCCGGACTGCGAGATGACGACAGCGCTGTGGCAACGTTCTCGAGCGTCATCCTCGTCGTCGCCGTTGCCGTTGCAGCCGGTGCGTTGCTCGTTGGATTCCTGTTTCCGGCCGCAGGTGGCGGCTTTACTGAATTGGGACTGTACACCGAGGACGACGATGGTGATCTGGTCGCCGGCGAGATCCCAGACGAAATCGAGCCGGGTGAATCCGTCCCAGTGACACTGGCAGTTGAGAATCACGAAGGTGAACACGCCGAGTACACGCTGGTCGTCCAAGAGCAGGGTATCGAAGACGATGAGGTCGTCGACCGAACCGAGTTGCGGACGATCGATGGCAGCATCTCCGATGGGAGTACTGGCCTGGGTGAACGAGAGATCACGCCAACCGCAGCGGACGACGAAACCGTCCGAATTAGCGTCTTGCTGTACGACGATGGCGACGTGCCGGACGAACCGACGAATGAAAACGCCGACGAAGACGCCTACTTCTGGGTTACCGTCACCGAAGACGCCGCTGACGACGACGAGTAACAGAGCTGGAATTTCGATCTCGTCTCCTTGTTTTCTGCGCCTCGAGACACTCACAGGCGCTCACAGTTGGCTGTTGTATCCTCACAACCTGGCCCAGTCTCTCTCATGCTGGTCGCAGCCATCCCGTGATACCGTGAGTAATGGCTCATGGAGATGCGATTGCACTGTATGCGAGCGATGACGTCAGCTACTGACAAGTGGCGAGCAGGAACCTGATGTGCACGGATCACGCACCGATAGCACGGCGTCGGCTTACTACGGGAGCCGGATCGGGCAGTCCTGATAGAGGTGTTCTCAAACCACTTGCCAAACTGGCCGTCGCTTACGTTCTGTCGTTGGCTTCCCAGTGGGTC
The Natronolimnobius sp. AArcel1 genome window above contains:
- a CDS encoding winged helix-turn-helix domain-containing protein, whose protein sequence is MSTHVPNTQSELNANPTAQLDVLGDECARTILMATSDGPKTAKELTKRTDSSSATVYRRINNLLESDLLAECVRFDSDGSHTTAYEATVEHLQVQIGAEGIDVALANAEQ
- a CDS encoding DUF1616 domain-containing protein, with amino-acid sequence MSFPTAAQTRLGRVREYPVDLAVVSLVAVLGYLLIASVPAESPLRLLVAFPLALFLPGYALTSFLFPAAERPAREAATTVVERRPRGINTVERLGLSFVLSLSILPLVVLALPVTQWGLGAGPIAAVLAGLTVVAAQLGALRRIRTPAAERFTVSFTAAFAGLRDDDSAVATFSSVILVVAVAVAAGALLVGFLFPAAGGGFTELGLYTEDDDGDLVAGEIPDEIEPGESVPVTLAVENHEGEHAEYTLVVQEQGIEDDEVVDRTELRTIDGSISDGSTGLGEREITPTAADDETVRISVLLYDDGDVPDEPTNENADEDAYFWVTVTEDAADDDE
- a CDS encoding PadR family transcriptional regulator → MHDLTGFQRDLLYVIAGADRPSGQTVKDEVEQYYSSEINHGRLYPNLDTLVNKELVEKGQLDRRTNYYAITEAGRQRIDERREWEEQYVDF